The proteins below come from a single Drosophila suzukii chromosome X, CBGP_Dsuzu_IsoJpt1.0, whole genome shotgun sequence genomic window:
- the LOC108020480 gene encoding farnesol dehydrogenase codes for MDRWQNRVAVITGASSGIGAAVARQLVSAGVIVVGLARRVERMEAIKEELPPELQTRLHAIHCDVGDLDSVTAAFNWIEEHLGGCDILVNNAGCLNPGQLLTLELEQLQQVLNVNLMGVVVCTRLAFRSMQHREVAGHVVLINSLTGRTIINPPGDELQLLNMYPITKHGITAMLEVLRQELRGFKTKIKVTSITPGVTDTEILPAGYDTLPMLKPDDIAAGIMYVLATPPHVQVHELTIKPLGEPF; via the exons ATGGACCGCTGGCAGAATCGCGTGGCAGTGATCACAGGTGCTAGTTCCGGGATCGGAGCTGCCGTGGCCCGCCAGCTGGTAAGTGCCGGGGTCATTGTTGTGGGTCTGGCCAGGCGGGTGGAACGCATGGAGGCCATTAAGGAGGAACTGCCCCCAGAGCTGCAGACCCGCCTGCATGCCATTCACTGTGACGTCGGGGACCTGGACTCGGTTACGGCCGCCTTCAACTGGATCGAGGAGCATCTCGGCGGATGTGACATTCTGGTGAACAACGCCGGCTGCCTGAACCCCGGACAGCTGCTCACCTTAGAGCtggagcaactgcagcagGTTCTAAACGTAAATCTGATGGGCGTGGTCGTCTGCACCCGACTGGCCTTCCGCTCGATGCAGCACCGTGAGGTCGCAGGTCATGTGGTGCTTATCAATAGTCTGACCGGACGAACCATTATCAATCCACCCGGCGACGAGTTGCAGTTGCTCAACATGTATCCGATCACCAAGCACGGGATAACGGCCATGTTAGAGGTTCTGCGACAGGAGCTGCGCGGATTCAAGACCAAGATCAAGGTCACA agCATCACCCCAGGTGTGACCGACACAGAAATTCTGCCCGCTGGTTACGACACGTTGCCGATGCTAAAGCCGGATGACATTGCCGCGGGCATTATGTACGTCCTGGCTACTCCCCCACATGTTCAAGTGCACGAGCTGACCATCAAGCCGTTGGGAGAGCCTTTCTAA